A single Vicinamibacteria bacterium DNA region contains:
- a CDS encoding tetratricopeptide repeat protein, with protein sequence MKTTALPVLAGLFGLVSACARGEPAPPPKLESSLGDEVDRGIELYEKRQYAEAVTVLERAVQTSEGDSRAWEYLGLARLQLNRVDESRNAFQRALELDEHSANAYFGLGLADGHSGELQESIQKLKRAVELDPSHAYAHYHLGLAYNAAGKPDLTLLHLNRFLELAPEAPEAGQVRDLVSRLR encoded by the coding sequence ATGAAAACGACGGCGCTCCCGGTGTTGGCGGGGCTCTTCGGCCTCGTTTCCGCCTGCGCTCGTGGAGAGCCGGCTCCCCCGCCGAAGCTCGAATCGAGCCTCGGAGACGAGGTCGACCGGGGAATCGAGCTCTACGAGAAGCGGCAATACGCGGAAGCAGTCACAGTACTCGAGCGCGCCGTCCAAACGAGCGAGGGCGACTCTCGTGCCTGGGAGTATCTGGGGCTCGCGCGCCTTCAATTGAATCGAGTGGACGAATCGCGCAATGCTTTCCAAAGAGCGCTCGAGCTCGACGAACATTCCGCGAACGCTTACTTCGGTCTCGGGCTAGCCGATGGCCATTCGGGCGAGCTCCAGGAGTCGATCCAGAAGTTGAAGCGGGCGGTCGAGCTCGATCCATCACATGCCTATGCGCACTACCACCTCGGACTCGCCTATAACGCCGCGGGAAAGCCGGATCTCACGCTACTCCATTTGAATCGTTTCCTCGAGCTAGCGCCTGAGGCGCCCGAGGCGGGTCAGGTCCGCGACCTGGTCTCGCGTCTGCGCTGA